A single window of Pseudarthrobacter psychrotolerans DNA harbors:
- a CDS encoding antibiotic biosynthesis monooxygenase produces the protein MSETYFLVVVRYQVKPEETETVLGLLGEMAAATRAEEANISYEFFQGVEDPAQIVVLERYADAAGFAAHREYEHIERIGAAQIIPRLARRTIQTFDVRADS, from the coding sequence ATGTCAGAGACGTACTTCCTGGTGGTGGTCCGCTACCAGGTGAAACCCGAAGAAACGGAAACGGTCCTGGGACTGCTGGGCGAGATGGCCGCAGCCACCCGCGCGGAGGAGGCCAACATTTCCTACGAGTTCTTCCAGGGTGTGGAGGACCCCGCGCAGATCGTGGTCCTCGAACGCTACGCGGATGCGGCTGGTTTTGCCGCCCACCGTGAATATGAGCACATCGAGCGGATCGGTGCAGCGCAGATCATCCCTCGGCTGGCGCGCAGGACCATCCAGACGTTCGACGTCAGGGCGGACTCCTAG
- a CDS encoding histidine phosphatase family protein has translation MTLTTFALIRHGQTDWNAQRRLQGATDIPLNDVGRGQARDAVDVLSDYAWDAIVSSPLSRAAETANVIADGLGLSVTRHIPALAERSFGQAEGLQAGPELEALRIPGGYRGAETEEDAAARGLGALEALATEFPGRRVLVVAHGTLLRVSLNRAIGRTLHRIDNAVLNLAHHHATKGWHLEYFNGERVMAAAQG, from the coding sequence ATGACCCTTACGACGTTCGCCCTCATCCGCCATGGCCAGACAGACTGGAATGCGCAGCGTCGGCTCCAGGGAGCCACTGACATTCCACTGAACGACGTCGGCCGTGGCCAGGCGCGCGACGCCGTCGACGTCCTCTCAGATTACGCGTGGGATGCGATCGTGTCCTCGCCGCTTAGCCGTGCCGCGGAAACGGCCAACGTTATAGCAGACGGGTTGGGGCTGAGCGTTACCCGGCACATTCCGGCGCTTGCCGAACGCAGCTTCGGACAGGCCGAAGGCCTCCAGGCCGGCCCCGAGCTGGAGGCCCTGCGCATCCCCGGCGGTTACCGCGGCGCCGAAACTGAGGAAGACGCGGCCGCTCGCGGGTTGGGGGCGCTGGAAGCATTGGCGACTGAATTCCCAGGCCGTCGCGTCCTGGTGGTCGCCCACGGCACGCTCCTACGGGTGAGCCTCAACCGTGCCATCGGCCGCACCCTGCACAGGATCGACAACGCCGTGCTGAACCTGGCCCACCATCATGCCACCAAGGGCTGGCACCTCGAATACTTCAACGGTGAGCGCGTAATGGCTGCAGCCCAGGGCTGA
- a CDS encoding FadR/GntR family transcriptional regulator translates to MSLNSAASTAKISAALGSMGQGSVVSEVAERLMAYFTSGDIAAGTRLPAERQLAASLGVGRSAVREALAALEILGIVIVRPGSGTYLRDGVSELLPRTLSWGLMLGEPRTRELVELRSGLEVQAVQLAATRITEEALERMRTNLESMERNLGNLSAFVEADAAFHKEIAAGSGNQVLQELLQSIRSLLRIWVDRALTDEGHAAAALKEHAEIFAALQARDAGAATVTMHLHMETASRRLLVGFDAAQ, encoded by the coding sequence GTGTCCCTAAATTCCGCCGCCTCGACGGCCAAAATCAGCGCAGCTCTTGGTTCCATGGGACAGGGCTCTGTCGTATCCGAGGTGGCCGAAAGGCTGATGGCCTACTTCACCAGCGGTGACATCGCCGCCGGAACCCGGCTTCCCGCCGAACGCCAGCTGGCGGCTTCGCTCGGCGTCGGACGTTCAGCGGTGCGCGAAGCGCTGGCCGCGTTGGAAATCCTGGGCATCGTCATCGTGCGCCCGGGGTCGGGAACCTACCTGCGCGACGGCGTCTCCGAACTCCTGCCGCGGACCCTCAGCTGGGGGCTCATGCTGGGGGAGCCGAGGACTCGTGAGCTGGTTGAGCTGCGGAGTGGCCTTGAAGTGCAGGCCGTGCAGCTGGCCGCGACGAGGATTACCGAAGAGGCGTTGGAGCGCATGCGCACCAACCTTGAGTCCATGGAGAGGAACCTGGGCAACCTTTCGGCCTTCGTCGAGGCTGATGCCGCCTTCCATAAGGAAATCGCTGCGGGCTCGGGAAACCAGGTGCTTCAGGAGCTGCTGCAAAGCATCCGGTCCCTGCTGCGGATCTGGGTGGACCGGGCGCTGACCGACGAGGGGCACGCTGCGGCCGCCCTGAAGGAACATGCCGAGATCTTTGCTGCCCTTCAGGCCCGTGATGCCGGGGCGGCCACCGTCACCATGCATTTGCACATGGAGACCGCTTCACGGCGTCTGCTCGTTGGCTTCGACGCGGCGCAGTAG
- a CDS encoding TIGR00366 family protein, with protein sequence MAAWTEKWFPDAYIFALAGVVIIAVAALAIGASPQSIADSFGNGFWDLTAFTLQMAMVVLTGYVVATSPPVAKLINRLALIPATARTAVSFVALMSMSVSFLNWGLSLVFGGLLARAIARRKDLTVDYRALGAAAFMGLGAVWALGLSSSAAQLQATAASLPPALLKITGILDFGATIFTWQSLLTLAILMALTTVIAHFSAPQGGAIRTAEDLGVDLDDEPSESAPRSRPGEWLEYSMILPILAGILTLGWLVSQFLTKPFLTVVSSLNGYLLVFLILGLVLHGTPRKFLQAVTKAVPATAGILVQFPLYAAMAAILTKATGHGGMTISAHLAEFFSDIGGGGAFAVVIALYTAVLGLLVPSGGGKWLVEAPYVMQSATDVQMNLGWTVQIYNIAEALPNLVNPFFMLPLLAVLRLRARDLVGFTFLQFLFHLPVVLLLVWLLGMTFQFVPPVMPAGQ encoded by the coding sequence ATGGCGGCCTGGACCGAGAAGTGGTTCCCGGATGCCTACATCTTTGCACTGGCCGGCGTTGTCATCATCGCCGTGGCCGCCTTGGCTATCGGTGCTTCACCGCAGTCGATCGCCGACTCCTTCGGCAACGGCTTCTGGGATCTGACTGCGTTCACCCTGCAGATGGCCATGGTGGTACTGACCGGTTACGTGGTGGCCACGTCGCCGCCGGTGGCGAAGCTCATCAACCGGCTGGCACTGATCCCTGCCACGGCACGCACTGCGGTGAGCTTCGTGGCGTTGATGTCCATGTCCGTGTCCTTCCTGAACTGGGGTCTCAGCCTCGTCTTCGGAGGTCTGCTGGCCCGGGCCATTGCCCGCCGCAAGGACCTCACGGTGGACTATCGGGCGCTTGGCGCGGCGGCGTTTATGGGACTCGGAGCCGTCTGGGCGCTGGGGCTGTCCTCGTCCGCCGCCCAGCTGCAGGCCACCGCGGCGTCGCTGCCGCCGGCTTTGCTGAAGATCACCGGGATCCTGGACTTCGGGGCCACGATTTTCACGTGGCAGTCCCTGCTCACCCTGGCCATCCTGATGGCCCTCACAACCGTGATCGCGCACTTCTCCGCGCCCCAGGGCGGTGCGATCCGCACAGCGGAGGATCTCGGCGTCGACCTCGACGACGAACCCAGCGAATCGGCGCCCCGGTCACGCCCGGGCGAGTGGCTCGAATACAGCATGATCCTGCCGATCCTTGCGGGCATCCTGACCTTGGGCTGGCTGGTCTCCCAGTTCCTGACGAAGCCGTTCCTGACCGTGGTCAGCAGCCTTAACGGATACCTGCTGGTCTTCCTGATCCTGGGCCTGGTGCTGCATGGAACACCACGGAAATTCCTGCAGGCCGTCACCAAGGCCGTTCCGGCGACCGCCGGGATACTGGTCCAGTTCCCGCTCTACGCCGCCATGGCAGCCATCCTGACCAAAGCCACCGGCCACGGCGGGATGACCATCTCCGCGCATCTGGCAGAGTTCTTCTCCGACATCGGCGGAGGAGGCGCATTCGCTGTGGTCATTGCGCTCTACACCGCCGTGCTGGGCCTGCTGGTCCCGTCCGGCGGGGGTAAATGGCTGGTGGAGGCGCCCTACGTGATGCAGTCCGCGACCGATGTGCAGATGAACCTCGGCTGGACCGTGCAGATCTACAACATCGCCGAGGCCCTGCCCAACCTGGTCAATCCCTTCTTTATGCTGCCGCTGCTCGCGGTCCTGAGGCTCCGGGCCAGGGACCTCGTGGGCTTCACCTTCCTGCAGTTCCTGTTCCACCTGCCTGTGGTGCTGCTGCTGGTCTGGCTGCTGGGGATGACCTTCCAGTTCGTCCCGCCGGTGATGCCCGCCGGACAATAG
- a CDS encoding dihydroxyacetone kinase family protein — protein sequence MTRLFNEPAAFADEMIEGFVASHGRWVKRVSGGVVRNTKSTPDTVALVIGGGSGHYPAFAGLVGQGLAHGAAMGNLFASPSAQQVYNVSIAANNGAGVLLGYGNYAGDVLHFNQAQDRLRKEGIDCRSIAVTDDVSSAPLAERTKRRGIAGDLTVFKVAAAAAEAGYSMDDVVAIAERANDRTRSFGVAFTGCTLPGADHPLFSVPEGRMAVGMGIHGEPGIGETEIPTADELAELLVAKLLTEVPDGLETSGASARPRVVPILNGLGSVKYEELFVVYRRVAQLLAEAGLEAVDPQVGELVTSFDMAGTSLTLFWLDDELETHWNAPADAPAFRRGAVTAAALDASDGGELADVERSIPDATAESRAGAVRVLAALGAARTVVDANADELGRIDAIAGDGDHGIGMERGVRAAVEAATDAVARGAGAATTLHFAADAWSDKAGGTSGALWGMALRAVGDAVGDTKAPDAGAVAAGVAGAASAIMDFGKAKPGDKTLVDVLVPFRDALAAGVHAGQSLTDAWGAAATVAQQAADDTAALLPLMGRARPHAEKSLGTPDAGAVSMALIVRAIHNTFGEKSPAGNTPSNNTVLNNSVKENA from the coding sequence ATGACACGCCTTTTCAATGAACCAGCAGCCTTCGCTGACGAGATGATCGAAGGCTTTGTTGCCTCCCACGGCCGCTGGGTGAAGCGTGTCTCGGGCGGCGTGGTCCGCAACACCAAGAGCACCCCGGACACGGTGGCCCTGGTGATCGGCGGAGGCTCCGGCCACTACCCGGCATTCGCCGGCCTGGTGGGACAGGGCCTGGCGCACGGCGCCGCCATGGGCAACCTCTTCGCGTCCCCCTCGGCGCAGCAGGTCTACAACGTGTCGATTGCCGCCAACAACGGCGCCGGCGTGCTGCTGGGCTACGGCAACTACGCCGGTGATGTCCTGCACTTCAACCAGGCCCAGGACCGCCTCCGCAAGGAAGGCATTGACTGCCGCAGCATCGCCGTCACCGACGACGTCTCCTCCGCCCCGCTGGCCGAACGCACCAAACGCCGCGGCATTGCCGGAGACCTGACCGTCTTCAAGGTGGCCGCCGCCGCAGCGGAAGCCGGCTACTCCATGGACGACGTCGTCGCCATCGCCGAGCGCGCCAACGACCGCACCCGTTCCTTCGGCGTGGCCTTCACCGGCTGCACCCTGCCGGGCGCCGACCACCCCCTTTTCTCCGTCCCCGAGGGCCGGATGGCCGTGGGCATGGGCATCCACGGCGAACCCGGCATCGGCGAGACGGAGATCCCGACGGCGGATGAGCTCGCCGAGTTGCTGGTTGCCAAGCTCCTCACCGAAGTCCCTGACGGTTTGGAGACCAGCGGCGCTTCTGCCCGACCGCGCGTGGTCCCCATCCTGAACGGCCTGGGCAGCGTGAAGTACGAGGAACTCTTCGTGGTCTACCGCCGCGTGGCCCAGCTCCTGGCCGAGGCCGGCCTGGAAGCCGTGGACCCGCAGGTGGGCGAACTGGTGACCAGCTTCGACATGGCCGGCACGTCCCTCACCCTGTTCTGGCTCGACGACGAATTAGAGACGCACTGGAACGCCCCGGCCGACGCGCCGGCTTTCCGCCGCGGCGCCGTGACGGCGGCGGCACTGGACGCTTCCGACGGCGGCGAGCTGGCCGACGTCGAACGTTCCATTCCTGACGCGACGGCGGAGTCCCGCGCGGGTGCCGTCCGTGTCCTCGCCGCGCTCGGCGCGGCGAGGACCGTGGTGGACGCCAACGCCGACGAACTGGGCCGGATCGATGCGATCGCCGGCGACGGTGACCACGGCATCGGCATGGAACGCGGCGTCCGCGCCGCCGTCGAGGCCGCAACTGACGCCGTCGCCCGCGGCGCAGGTGCCGCCACCACGCTGCACTTCGCCGCGGACGCCTGGTCCGACAAAGCAGGCGGCACGTCCGGCGCTCTCTGGGGCATGGCCCTGCGGGCCGTCGGTGACGCGGTCGGGGACACCAAAGCCCCCGACGCCGGAGCTGTCGCCGCCGGAGTCGCCGGCGCCGCGTCCGCGATCATGGACTTTGGCAAGGCCAAGCCCGGGGACAAGACCCTGGTGGACGTCCTGGTCCCGTTCCGCGACGCGTTGGCAGCCGGCGTGCACGCCGGGCAGTCCCTCACCGACGCGTGGGGCGCCGCCGCGACCGTTGCGCAGCAGGCCGCCGACGATACCGCCGCGCTGCTGCCCCTCATGGGCCGCGCCCGGCCGCACGCCGAGAAGAGCCTCGGCACCCCGGACGCCGGAGCGGTCTCCATGGCCCTGATCGTCCGGGCCATCCACAACACCTTCGGCGAGAAATCCCCCGCCGGGAACACCCCCAGCAACAACACAGTCCTCAACAACTCAGTCAAGGAGAACGCATGA
- a CDS encoding MFS transporter encodes MDPTQSVVEKSAIRKVAIRLVPFVALMFFINYLDRTAISFAGPNGMNTDLALSAAQFGFASGVFFIGYILLEIPSNLALHKFGARRWLARIMVSWGIVSLLFTWVGSVEHLYILRFILGVAEAGFFPGAILFLSLWVPSRHRSKILALFYLAQPLTTVIGAPLAGLLIQQHGFFGLEGWRVMFLGVALPAIIVGIIAWFYLADSPAKAKWLTAEEKTWLTGALETEKKATTAGNKHVSVRTVFGNGRVWMLSAIYFGFIYGLYALGFFLPTIIAGFEGLYGAKFDVLQKGLITAIPYLPAAFALYFWSKDATKRGVKTWHIALPALIGGLSIPLALFAGSPAATIAVITITAMSIFAALPNFWTVPTQFLTGAAAAAGIALINTVGNLAGFSAGYITGWLKDLTGSYTVPMFVVGGFMLLSSILMVALSRSGKVSDGIPAEALDPAGAGHHAEP; translated from the coding sequence GTGGACCCCACACAATCGGTGGTCGAAAAATCTGCAATCAGGAAAGTGGCGATCCGGCTTGTCCCGTTCGTTGCCCTGATGTTCTTCATCAATTACCTGGACCGCACGGCAATTTCCTTTGCCGGTCCGAACGGCATGAATACGGACCTGGCCCTCTCGGCAGCCCAGTTTGGCTTCGCCTCAGGCGTCTTCTTCATCGGCTACATCCTGCTGGAAATTCCCAGCAACCTGGCCTTGCACAAGTTCGGCGCCCGCCGCTGGCTGGCCCGGATCATGGTCAGCTGGGGCATTGTGTCCCTGCTGTTCACCTGGGTGGGCAGCGTGGAGCACCTCTACATCCTGCGCTTCATTCTTGGTGTGGCCGAGGCCGGCTTCTTCCCCGGTGCCATCCTCTTCCTGAGCCTCTGGGTGCCGTCCCGCCACCGCAGCAAGATCCTGGCCCTCTTCTACCTGGCCCAGCCGCTGACCACCGTGATCGGTGCCCCGCTGGCCGGCCTTCTCATCCAGCAGCACGGCTTCTTCGGGCTTGAAGGCTGGCGCGTGATGTTCCTCGGCGTGGCACTTCCGGCGATCATCGTCGGCATCATCGCCTGGTTCTACCTCGCTGACTCCCCGGCCAAGGCCAAGTGGCTGACTGCCGAGGAAAAGACCTGGCTGACCGGCGCACTGGAGACGGAAAAGAAGGCGACAACCGCCGGCAACAAGCACGTCAGCGTCCGCACCGTCTTCGGCAACGGCCGGGTCTGGATGCTGTCCGCCATCTACTTCGGCTTCATCTACGGCCTGTACGCCCTCGGGTTCTTCCTGCCCACCATCATTGCCGGCTTCGAAGGCCTCTACGGCGCCAAGTTCGACGTGCTCCAGAAGGGCCTCATCACCGCCATCCCGTACCTGCCGGCGGCGTTCGCCCTGTACTTCTGGTCCAAGGACGCCACCAAGCGCGGCGTGAAGACCTGGCACATCGCCCTTCCGGCCCTCATCGGCGGCCTCAGCATCCCGCTGGCGCTGTTCGCCGGTTCGCCGGCCGCCACGATCGCCGTCATCACCATCACAGCCATGTCGATCTTCGCGGCACTGCCCAACTTCTGGACCGTGCCCACCCAGTTCCTCACCGGCGCAGCAGCCGCTGCCGGCATCGCCCTGATCAATACCGTTGGCAACCTGGCCGGATTCAGCGCCGGGTACATCACGGGCTGGCTCAAGGACCTGACCGGCAGCTACACGGTGCCGATGTTCGTGGTCGGCGGCTTTATGCTCCTGTCCTCCATCCTCATGGTGGCGCTGAGCCGCTCCGGCAAGGTCAGCGACGGCATCCCGGCCGAAGCCCTTGACCCTGCGGGGGCCGGCCACCACGCCGAGCCGTAA
- a CDS encoding DUF4389 domain-containing protein — protein sequence MRARSITMLILGIFLSMLGGGLLFGGIGASWVNSLQNDGGYLTSPRERFAVDSTALVSARADNMRGDSGPGPLPFDVGSIRIRAESANSGKDIFVGIAPRADVDRYLAGSNYSELRDVEFRPFRAEYREVQGTTQPSAPAGQAFWAASTAGSGARDLDWKIEAGDWSVVVMNADASAGVSADLQAGFRSELFGPIAAGLLTAGTILLVLGVPLLIFGAQGLGRRTPTPTAAVPAAYPGAATPSAYQGHAGQTPNARAAAGPSPYPARLRGELDPLLSRWMWLVKWFLAIPHYIVLFFLWFAFVVVTIIAGFAILFTGRYPHSLFNFNVGVLRWGWRVAFYTYGALGTDRYPPFTLAKTDYPADFEVDYPERLSRGLVLVKWWLLALPHFVIIAALTGSSAVRWSDLDTPGIRYETGTGFSLFGFLVLVAAVILLFSGRYQRPLFDLVMGFNRWIYRVIT from the coding sequence ATGAGGGCTCGTTCCATCACCATGCTCATCCTCGGCATTTTCTTATCCATGCTGGGCGGTGGGCTGCTTTTCGGGGGCATTGGCGCTTCGTGGGTCAACTCGCTCCAGAACGACGGCGGATACCTCACCTCTCCGAGGGAACGCTTCGCCGTCGATTCCACGGCCCTAGTGTCCGCCCGGGCGGACAACATGCGAGGTGACTCCGGCCCGGGACCTCTCCCCTTTGACGTGGGCAGCATCCGGATCAGGGCCGAGTCTGCCAATTCAGGCAAGGACATTTTTGTGGGCATAGCGCCCAGGGCTGACGTTGACCGCTACCTCGCCGGATCCAACTACTCCGAATTGCGGGATGTGGAGTTCCGGCCGTTCCGCGCCGAGTACAGGGAGGTGCAGGGCACAACCCAACCGTCAGCTCCCGCCGGCCAGGCCTTCTGGGCAGCTTCTACGGCGGGCAGCGGCGCACGGGACCTGGATTGGAAAATTGAGGCAGGAGACTGGTCTGTGGTGGTCATGAACGCCGATGCCAGCGCCGGAGTTTCGGCGGACCTGCAGGCAGGGTTCCGGTCCGAGCTCTTCGGCCCGATAGCCGCGGGCCTGCTGACAGCTGGGACCATCCTGCTGGTTCTCGGTGTGCCACTCCTGATTTTTGGCGCTCAAGGGCTGGGCAGGCGCACACCGACTCCCACCGCTGCGGTGCCGGCTGCGTATCCAGGCGCCGCAACGCCGTCCGCCTACCAGGGCCACGCCGGCCAGACCCCAAACGCCCGGGCTGCTGCCGGGCCGTCGCCGTACCCGGCGCGGCTTCGCGGTGAACTCGACCCGCTGCTCTCCAGATGGATGTGGCTGGTGAAGTGGTTCCTGGCCATCCCGCACTATATTGTCCTGTTCTTCCTGTGGTTCGCGTTCGTGGTGGTCACAATAATTGCCGGGTTCGCCATCCTTTTCACGGGCCGCTATCCGCATTCCCTGTTCAACTTCAACGTGGGAGTACTGCGTTGGGGCTGGAGGGTGGCCTTCTACACCTACGGGGCACTGGGCACGGACAGGTATCCGCCCTTCACCCTTGCCAAGACGGACTACCCGGCTGATTTCGAGGTGGATTACCCGGAACGGTTGTCGCGTGGGCTTGTGCTGGTCAAGTGGTGGCTCCTTGCACTACCGCACTTCGTGATCATTGCGGCGCTGACCGGCAGCAGTGCCGTCCGTTGGAGCGACCTCGACACCCCAGGCATCAGGTACGAGACCGGGACGGGATTTTCGCTGTTCGGCTTCCTGGTCCTTGTTGCGGCGGTAATACTGCTGTTCAGTGGCCGCTACCAGCGCCCGCTGTTCGACCTGGTCATGGGTTTCAACCGCTGGATCTACCGCGTCATTACCTAA
- the istA gene encoding IS21 family transposase — translation MKSPGEFMEILAAYDLTRSYRDAAKICGVSHNTVRSYVKARQEGVQAPVARQRGRITDPFLPQMKSLVEQSRGKIRGDVVHGKLVDLGYPGSIRTTRYVLAGLKSKYRAQNTRVHRPWTVEPGLWLQWDYGDGPVVDGAKTVLFVAWLAYSRFRIVIPLRDKTMPSVFAALDRSFRLIGGVPTYILTDNEKTVTVEHVAGVPVRNPQIVAFARHYSTAVHTCMPADPASKGGVENAVKIAKADIVPKDTNLRPDYASFAELEAACEAFMEDVNSKVHRATLEIPQDMLRLIEQPKLHPVPAVPVTASFGQVRQVPPNTPMVTYEHARYSVPHTLMGQRLWVRGTDTEVIIVHVGEAGPVEVARHPLTRPGVPAIIDAHFPPANAGALERVIRPTNTAEEEFLALGAGAALWLKEAAAAGTNKIRHKMERAATMAKVMGADVVDQGLGAAAVHHRFSHEDLVSIITNTATGQPQRTISTTRHAVTDQGQWLSQGTSAWANFGTTNTPTTSDASDVADLEGATE, via the coding sequence GTGAAGTCTCCAGGAGAGTTCATGGAAATTTTAGCTGCTTATGATTTGACCCGTTCGTACCGGGATGCCGCGAAGATCTGCGGCGTTTCGCACAACACTGTCCGTTCGTATGTGAAGGCCCGGCAGGAAGGCGTCCAAGCGCCGGTCGCCCGCCAGCGGGGACGGATCACTGACCCGTTCCTGCCGCAGATGAAGTCGCTGGTCGAGCAGTCCCGCGGGAAGATCCGCGGGGACGTTGTGCACGGAAAACTCGTTGATCTGGGCTATCCCGGATCGATCCGCACGACCCGCTACGTGCTGGCCGGGCTGAAGTCGAAATACCGGGCCCAAAACACCCGTGTTCACCGGCCCTGGACTGTGGAGCCAGGCCTGTGGCTCCAATGGGACTACGGAGACGGGCCCGTCGTTGACGGCGCCAAAACGGTGTTGTTCGTGGCCTGGCTGGCGTATTCACGCTTCCGGATCGTGATCCCTTTGCGGGATAAGACCATGCCGAGCGTCTTCGCCGCCCTCGACCGCTCCTTCCGGCTCATCGGCGGGGTCCCGACGTACATTTTGACCGACAACGAGAAGACCGTCACGGTCGAGCACGTTGCCGGGGTGCCGGTCCGTAACCCGCAGATCGTCGCGTTCGCCCGGCACTACTCCACCGCCGTGCACACCTGCATGCCGGCGGACCCGGCCTCGAAGGGCGGGGTGGAGAACGCGGTCAAGATCGCCAAAGCCGACATCGTGCCCAAAGACACGAACCTGCGCCCGGACTACGCCTCCTTCGCCGAGCTGGAAGCGGCGTGCGAGGCGTTTATGGAGGATGTGAATTCCAAGGTCCACCGGGCCACCCTGGAGATCCCCCAGGACATGCTGAGACTGATCGAGCAGCCCAAGCTGCACCCGGTCCCTGCAGTGCCGGTGACGGCCAGTTTCGGGCAGGTCCGGCAGGTCCCGCCGAACACTCCCATGGTCACCTACGAGCACGCCCGCTACTCCGTCCCGCACACCCTGATGGGGCAAAGGCTCTGGGTGCGCGGCACCGACACCGAGGTCATCATCGTCCATGTCGGCGAGGCCGGGCCGGTGGAAGTCGCACGCCATCCACTCACCCGTCCCGGCGTGCCGGCGATCATTGACGCCCACTTCCCGCCCGCCAATGCCGGGGCCCTGGAACGGGTGATCCGCCCCACGAACACCGCCGAAGAGGAGTTCCTGGCACTCGGCGCCGGGGCAGCGCTCTGGCTCAAAGAAGCCGCCGCAGCCGGGACGAACAAGATCCGCCACAAGATGGAACGCGCCGCCACCATGGCCAAGGTCATGGGCGCCGACGTCGTTGACCAGGGTCTCGGCGCCGCCGCCGTGCACCACCGCTTCAGCCACGAGGACCTGGTCTCCATCATCACCAACACCGCCACCGGCCAGCCGCAAAGAACCATCAGCACTACCCGGCACGCCGTCACCGACCAAGGCCAGTGGCTGAGCCAGGGCACCAGCGCATGGGCCAACTTCGGTACCACCAACACCCCTACCACCAGCGATGCCAGCGACGTTGCCGATCTTGAAGGAGCCACCGAATGA
- a CDS encoding ATP-binding protein codes for MSATALAPSPLADAAVEHVIALMRTTRMPHARAVVAEVLATAKAQRWDPTEVIRVLLEAEATGRNRSMLATRRKRAGFPTGKTFDVWDESLSTLPAATTSFLRTLEWVRRRENLIACGPSGTGKTLLLESLGQQAIDEGMSVSWLSLEDLGALVRRHRIDDSVNKAITRVTGVDLICIDDVGLLPVSGDAAEGFYRVVEASYEKRSLAISSNIHPSGFDELMPKTIATATVDRLMHHAHLCQTSGESVRLMQAQNGKGTRPMN; via the coding sequence ATGAGCGCGACAGCCCTGGCCCCCAGCCCGCTGGCGGATGCGGCCGTGGAGCACGTCATCGCGTTGATGCGCACCACCCGGATGCCGCACGCCCGCGCCGTTGTCGCCGAGGTGTTGGCGACCGCGAAGGCCCAGCGCTGGGACCCCACAGAAGTCATTCGCGTCTTGCTCGAGGCCGAAGCAACGGGCCGGAACCGGTCGATGCTCGCCACCCGGCGCAAACGCGCGGGGTTCCCCACCGGGAAAACGTTCGATGTCTGGGACGAGTCCCTCTCCACCCTGCCGGCTGCGACGACCTCGTTCCTGCGGACCCTGGAGTGGGTGCGGCGGAGGGAGAACCTGATCGCGTGCGGGCCCTCCGGGACCGGGAAAACCCTGCTGCTGGAATCCCTGGGCCAGCAGGCCATCGACGAAGGCATGTCCGTGTCGTGGCTGAGTCTGGAGGACCTCGGCGCCCTCGTGCGCCGGCACCGCATCGATGACAGCGTCAACAAGGCCATCACCCGCGTTACCGGCGTGGATTTGATTTGCATTGATGACGTAGGACTTTTGCCGGTTTCCGGCGATGCCGCCGAGGGTTTCTACCGCGTCGTGGAGGCCTCCTACGAGAAACGCTCCCTGGCGATCAGCTCGAATATCCACCCCTCCGGCTTTGATGAGTTGATGCCCAAAACCATCGCCACCGCGACCGTGGACCGGCTCATGCACCACGCACACCTATGCCAAACCAGCGGCGAGTCCGTCCGGCTCATGCAAGCCCAAAACGGGAAAGGAACCCGCCCGATGAACTAA